The proteins below come from a single Leopardus geoffroyi isolate Oge1 chromosome D3, O.geoffroyi_Oge1_pat1.0, whole genome shotgun sequence genomic window:
- the GPN3 gene encoding GPN-loop GTPase 3 isoform X1 gives MPRYAQLVMGPAGSGKSTYCATMVQHCEALNRSVQVVNLDPAAEHFNYSVMADQLSPLQVAQQSASNFRFTSLSGPDIRELIEVDDVMEDDCLRFGPNGGLVFCMEYFANNFDWLENCLGHVEDDYILFDCPGQIELYTHLPVMKQLVQQLEQWEFRVCGVFLVDSQFMVESFKFISGILAALSAMISLEIPQVNIMTKMDLLSKKAKKEIEKFLDPDMYSLLDDSASDLRSKKFKKLTKAICGLIDDYSMVRFLPYDQSDEESMNIVLQHIDFAIQYGEDLEFKEPKEHEDESSSMFDEYFQGHQNE, from the exons ATGCCTCGGTATGCGCAGCTGGTCATGGGCCCGGCAGGCAGCGGGAAG AGTACCTACTGTGCCACCATGGTCCAGCACTGTGAAGCCCTCAATCGATCTGTCCAAGTTGTGAACCTAGATCCTGCAGCAGAACACTTCAACTACTCTGTGATGGCTG ACCAGCTTTCTCCGCTTCAGGTGGCCCAGCAAAGTGCCTCCAACTTCAGGTTCACATCCCTTTCTGGTCCAG ACATTCGAGAGCTGATCGAGGTGGATGATGTTATGGAGGATGACTGTCTGCGGTTTGGTCCCAATGGAGGATTGGTATTTTGCATGGAATACTTTGCCAATAATTTTGACTGGCTAGAGAACTGTCTTGGCCACGTAGAGGATGACTATATCCTTTTTGACTGTCCAG GTCAGATTGAGCTGTATACGCACCTGCCTGTGATGAAACAACTAGTCCAGCAACTGGAACAGTGGGAGTTCCGAGTCTGTGGAGTTTTTCTCGTTGACTCTCAGTTCATGGTGGAGTCATTCAAG TTCATCTCTGGCATCTTGGCAGCCTTGAGTGCCATGATCTCTCTAGAAATTCCACAAGTTAACATCATGACAAAAATGGATCTGCTGAGCAAGAAAgctaaaaaggaaattgaaaa GTTTCTAGATCCAGACATGTATTCTTTATTAGATGATTCTGCAAGTGACTTAAGAagcaaaaaattcaaaaaattgaCTAAAGCTATATGTGGACTG ATTGATGACTACAGCATGGTTCGATTTTTACCTTATGATCAGTCAGATGAAGAAAGCATGAACATTGTGTTACAGCATATTGATTTTGCCATTCAGTATGGAGAAGACTTAGAATTCAAAGAACCAAAG GAACATGAAGATGAGTCTTCTTCTATGTTTGATGAATATTTTCAAGGACACcagaatgaatga
- the GPN3 gene encoding GPN-loop GTPase 3 isoform X3, protein MPRYAQLVMGPAGSGKSTYCATMVQHCEALNRSVQVVNLDPAAEHFNYSVMADIRELIEVDDVMEDDCLRFGPNGGLVFCMEYFANNFDWLENCLGHVEDDYILFDCPGQIELYTHLPVMKQLVQQLEQWEFRVCGVFLVDSQFMVESFKFISGILAALSAMISLEIPQVNIMTKMDLLSKKAKKEIEKFLDPDMYSLLDDSASDLRSKKFKKLTKAICGLIDDYSMVRFLPYDQSDEESMNIVLQHIDFAIQYGEDLEFKEPKEHEDESSSMFDEYFQGHQNE, encoded by the exons ATGCCTCGGTATGCGCAGCTGGTCATGGGCCCGGCAGGCAGCGGGAAG AGTACCTACTGTGCCACCATGGTCCAGCACTGTGAAGCCCTCAATCGATCTGTCCAAGTTGTGAACCTAGATCCTGCAGCAGAACACTTCAACTACTCTGTGATGGCTG ACATTCGAGAGCTGATCGAGGTGGATGATGTTATGGAGGATGACTGTCTGCGGTTTGGTCCCAATGGAGGATTGGTATTTTGCATGGAATACTTTGCCAATAATTTTGACTGGCTAGAGAACTGTCTTGGCCACGTAGAGGATGACTATATCCTTTTTGACTGTCCAG GTCAGATTGAGCTGTATACGCACCTGCCTGTGATGAAACAACTAGTCCAGCAACTGGAACAGTGGGAGTTCCGAGTCTGTGGAGTTTTTCTCGTTGACTCTCAGTTCATGGTGGAGTCATTCAAG TTCATCTCTGGCATCTTGGCAGCCTTGAGTGCCATGATCTCTCTAGAAATTCCACAAGTTAACATCATGACAAAAATGGATCTGCTGAGCAAGAAAgctaaaaaggaaattgaaaa GTTTCTAGATCCAGACATGTATTCTTTATTAGATGATTCTGCAAGTGACTTAAGAagcaaaaaattcaaaaaattgaCTAAAGCTATATGTGGACTG ATTGATGACTACAGCATGGTTCGATTTTTACCTTATGATCAGTCAGATGAAGAAAGCATGAACATTGTGTTACAGCATATTGATTTTGCCATTCAGTATGGAGAAGACTTAGAATTCAAAGAACCAAAG GAACATGAAGATGAGTCTTCTTCTATGTTTGATGAATATTTTCAAGGACACcagaatgaatga
- the GPN3 gene encoding GPN-loop GTPase 3 isoform X2, with product MDLTLSTYCATMVQHCEALNRSVQVVNLDPAAEHFNYSVMADQLSPLQVAQQSASNFRFTSLSGPDIRELIEVDDVMEDDCLRFGPNGGLVFCMEYFANNFDWLENCLGHVEDDYILFDCPGQIELYTHLPVMKQLVQQLEQWEFRVCGVFLVDSQFMVESFKFISGILAALSAMISLEIPQVNIMTKMDLLSKKAKKEIEKFLDPDMYSLLDDSASDLRSKKFKKLTKAICGLIDDYSMVRFLPYDQSDEESMNIVLQHIDFAIQYGEDLEFKEPKEHEDESSSMFDEYFQGHQNE from the exons ATGGACCTAACATTA AGTACCTACTGTGCCACCATGGTCCAGCACTGTGAAGCCCTCAATCGATCTGTCCAAGTTGTGAACCTAGATCCTGCAGCAGAACACTTCAACTACTCTGTGATGGCTG ACCAGCTTTCTCCGCTTCAGGTGGCCCAGCAAAGTGCCTCCAACTTCAGGTTCACATCCCTTTCTGGTCCAG ACATTCGAGAGCTGATCGAGGTGGATGATGTTATGGAGGATGACTGTCTGCGGTTTGGTCCCAATGGAGGATTGGTATTTTGCATGGAATACTTTGCCAATAATTTTGACTGGCTAGAGAACTGTCTTGGCCACGTAGAGGATGACTATATCCTTTTTGACTGTCCAG GTCAGATTGAGCTGTATACGCACCTGCCTGTGATGAAACAACTAGTCCAGCAACTGGAACAGTGGGAGTTCCGAGTCTGTGGAGTTTTTCTCGTTGACTCTCAGTTCATGGTGGAGTCATTCAAG TTCATCTCTGGCATCTTGGCAGCCTTGAGTGCCATGATCTCTCTAGAAATTCCACAAGTTAACATCATGACAAAAATGGATCTGCTGAGCAAGAAAgctaaaaaggaaattgaaaa GTTTCTAGATCCAGACATGTATTCTTTATTAGATGATTCTGCAAGTGACTTAAGAagcaaaaaattcaaaaaattgaCTAAAGCTATATGTGGACTG ATTGATGACTACAGCATGGTTCGATTTTTACCTTATGATCAGTCAGATGAAGAAAGCATGAACATTGTGTTACAGCATATTGATTTTGCCATTCAGTATGGAGAAGACTTAGAATTCAAAGAACCAAAG GAACATGAAGATGAGTCTTCTTCTATGTTTGATGAATATTTTCAAGGACACcagaatgaatga
- the GPN3 gene encoding GPN-loop GTPase 3 isoform X4 has translation MPRYAQLVMGPAGSGKSTYCATMVQHCEALNRSVQVVNLDPAAEHFNYSVMADQLSPLQVAQQSASNFRFTSLSGPDIRELIEVDDVMEDDCLRFGPNGGLVFCMEYFANNFDWLENCLGHVEDDYILFDCPGQIELYTHLPVMKQLVQQLEQWEFRVCGVFLVDSQFMVESFKFISGILAALSAMISLEIPQVNIMTKMDLLSKKAKKEIEKFLDPDMYSLLDDSASDLRSKKFKKLTKAICGLMF, from the exons ATGCCTCGGTATGCGCAGCTGGTCATGGGCCCGGCAGGCAGCGGGAAG AGTACCTACTGTGCCACCATGGTCCAGCACTGTGAAGCCCTCAATCGATCTGTCCAAGTTGTGAACCTAGATCCTGCAGCAGAACACTTCAACTACTCTGTGATGGCTG ACCAGCTTTCTCCGCTTCAGGTGGCCCAGCAAAGTGCCTCCAACTTCAGGTTCACATCCCTTTCTGGTCCAG ACATTCGAGAGCTGATCGAGGTGGATGATGTTATGGAGGATGACTGTCTGCGGTTTGGTCCCAATGGAGGATTGGTATTTTGCATGGAATACTTTGCCAATAATTTTGACTGGCTAGAGAACTGTCTTGGCCACGTAGAGGATGACTATATCCTTTTTGACTGTCCAG GTCAGATTGAGCTGTATACGCACCTGCCTGTGATGAAACAACTAGTCCAGCAACTGGAACAGTGGGAGTTCCGAGTCTGTGGAGTTTTTCTCGTTGACTCTCAGTTCATGGTGGAGTCATTCAAG TTCATCTCTGGCATCTTGGCAGCCTTGAGTGCCATGATCTCTCTAGAAATTCCACAAGTTAACATCATGACAAAAATGGATCTGCTGAGCAAGAAAgctaaaaaggaaattgaaaa GTTTCTAGATCCAGACATGTATTCTTTATTAGATGATTCTGCAAGTGACTTAAGAagcaaaaaattcaaaaaattgaCTAAAGCTATATGTGGACTG ATGTTTTAA